The following DNA comes from Epinephelus lanceolatus isolate andai-2023 chromosome 1, ASM4190304v1, whole genome shotgun sequence.
gtccTTCTTTGAGGAAaattgcatgttctccctgtgtcagcatgggttttctctgagtACTCTGGCTTcttcccacaatccaaagacatgcacatcagattagtgactctaaattgcccatgagtgtgaatggttgactgtctctatgtgttagccctacGATAGTCTGGTGAGCTGTcctatgtcagctgggataggctccagcccccccccccccccccccccgcaacccCCAGCAgcataagcggttacggaaaatgaatgaatgaatagtgCTTTAATGCACTAACATTTGAGCATATTGCAGCATCTGAATATACAATTTAAAACCACTCTCAGTATATTTCTGTTGCTGTCTTGAAATGGTTTACACGGCTGTATAATTCAAGACCCACTTATTGCTCAGTCCATTGTggtatgtgtgtattttgagACAGATATCaaatgacagtgtcagtttAGATGAAACAGAAAAGCTTGTACATGGTTCGGTAAGCAGCAGTCTCATGACAGTTGCTCTAAGTGCTACATGCTGACGCATGCATACAATGTATAAATAATATTACCCACACTCATGcatgaaagtaaaaagaaaactcATTTCAGATACAATACTTTGAAGTGTTATGCTCTGTTTCCATTATAAAGAGTGAAAAGTATCTTTGGtgtttccacttcacagatCGCACTTTCTTGTGAATgtttttatcagtctgtgtagTTACGGCCTGGATATTTTTAGTCACTACCTTTATGATCGTCTTTCTGTAGATGACAGGTTCCCTCCAGATGCTACAGTCGAGTTTATCTTCTCCAGTGGGCCAGAAAAAATGAAAGGTGAATATTAtcaactgtctgtctgtcactgcGTCTCTTTCTTTTTACGTCTTCATTTGCTTCATATCAAAATGTCGGCTTCCCAAGGTCGAGAATACCGCAAGAATGATGCCTCCATCAAAGTAGACTACAACACCTCAGATCCTGTGGTCAGATGGGATTCTTATGAGAACTTTAACCTGCACCATCAAGACAGCATTGAAAGTAAGAAACACTCGCAATCACACAGCTGTAAAGAGTAAATTTACACCAGAGAGAGTCATCTTAACTTCAAACCCTCTTCTTGTTTCTACCAGATATCTCTCATACGAGGGGCCCTCTGGACGGCAGCTTGTACGCCCAGGTGAGGAAGCGTCGAGGGCCGGGCTCAACTGCTTCCGGGGCATCACCCAACGGCTGCCTCACTAGCAGTCCAACAGTCAAGCCTCAAACTCCCAGCCAGCCCCAGCCTCTCACCTATACCTCTGACTCAAGCCGCTCCTCGGTCCTCGCTGATCAACCAGAAGACACCTCTCCATCTATAAACCGCCCAGAAAGAGAAAACACTGACTCTCCTTCAAAGAGAGGAGACGGGGAAGATGGAGCAAAGGATAAAAGACGAGGGAAAGAAAAGGATAGAGAGACAGCGATTTTAGATGATGGAGACCCGTCAAGTCCTCAGGGTTTGAGGCGAGAGCATTCGTGTTGCGGTCGAGCAAAGTGTGGCGACGGTGGATGGGAACGGGAACGGGAGCCTTGTCTTTCTGATGTTCACTGCCTCAGCCGATGCAACAGCGTTAAAAAGAATCCAAAAAGCCAAACTCTGCCAGCCTTGCCATCCAAATCCATATCCCCGCCTCCTCATTCAGCTCATATGGAACTCTGCCATCGACATAGTGCCCATCCTTTACCAGAACTGCCATGGGAACGTCCACCCCCACCCCCGCCCTGTCTCCTCAGGCCTTGCTACCCTTactccagccctgaacacaccCACCTGCACAGCCACACCCTCCCAGCCTTAAACAGACTCTGCACTGGGGAGGAGTGTCACCTCCTCCATTATTCCAGCCACAATCCAGCCTCTCATCTCTCCCATCAGTCACTGCCCTCAAGTCCTTACAGGGAAATGTTCTTTGGCTCTCCAACACCATCCCCTGGTTGCCCCTGTCGGGACTGTGCCAGCAGGCGAGAGCACCAATCAGCCTCGGTTAGAGCATTCCACCCATTGCACCCCGACCAATCAGAAAGCCCACACTGGTCCCCAGGAGCAGGGATCCAGCGGACAAGAGAGGCGCCTCCACTGTGGGAAAGTGAAAATCCATGGGAGGTGGCGAGAGAGGCAGAGTTCTGGCAGTGCAAATCAGCCATGCCAGCATTTCGTGTCTGCCACTCCAGTTTGGATCAGAGTCCAAACCCGGAGCCTAGATATGCCATGGGACCTCATCAGGGTTACCCCAGCCCCCAGTCTCTGATGGATGTGCGGGATGGAGCCAGCAGTGGGTACCACACTCCTCCACAGCCACGTTACTCCTGTCCCTGCTCTCCTTATCAGTCATCTCCAGCAGAGAGCCATGAGAGCAGGGGTTATGCCTCAGGGTATCACTCTGGATCAGCCTCGCCTCTGCCTGCCAGTAGCCCCTCTCCAGGGAGAGGCAGGCTGCCTGAGACTCCCTCTGGATCGAGAGACCAGCAGCACATTGAGCATCACAaaggtgaatgttttttttcattgaaataACATGTttcttactttttattttcctcatttcTTTGTTGTACCATCAGATAACCTTGTCTAATCTTATGTCTTTAAGTAGAACAGACCAAGGCTGATGCAGAGGATGACATATCCCAGGGTTCAGAGGGTAAATCGGACTCTAATGGCCAGTCAAGCACCCCTGGATTGGACTCTGACCATGACTACACAATCATTGGAAGCAGcagccccacacacacagaggacaggtgGTTGAAACTTTTCCTTTGTGACATTTAtgaatgctgaaaataaaaatacattaaccCAGATTTGTAGATAACTCTTTTTTTCCATACTTTGCCATTTCCTTAGTGTAACTGCTGACAGCCCTTCTCAAAGCCAAGAAACCTCTACACATCAGGAGTGCAGCACAAATAGCAGCAAAGCTGTTGCACCAATACCAAGAGAAATGCAAACCCAAAGTTCCAACATATCCATAAGTTCCACACAACCATCAGGTGAGCAGAGTTTGAGCTCTGATGGAAGGCTTGGAGCAGCCAAGATCCCAGCAAGTCCACAGGGGTCAAAGACTTCAAACTATGCCACTGTCATCATCACCCCAGTCCAAGTGCAACTGAATGGCTCTGCCCTCCCTTGCGATACCCCATTTGATAGCAACAGAGCTTTGTCCATGAACCCCTCTGTCAGTCTCAGCTCTAGCCCTTCCACCACTTCCCCAAATTCTCCCCTTGGCTCCCCAGACCTCCAGTCTTCTCCCACGCGTTCTACATCAGCAGCAGACACAGCTGGACAGAGACTGACTCCAGACAGAGATAGCTCGGCTGACACAAAACCACCATCACCCGTGCCCGATGGATATCATACACCAACCTTTCCCTTAGCATCCTATTACTACCCATTACTAAATGTCCCTCACGTACCATACACTGGGTACACTGCAGTCACCATCCCAGCCATCCAGCCACCACTACCCGAGAAGAAACGTCTTTCATCCACACCAGGATCCCTGAACGGACACAACTCTCTACTCCGGGTCTCCTCAGCTCCTTCCCCAACACACCACGTTACTTTCTCCCCCTCTGTTGGAGAGCAGAGACGGGGTTCTTCACAACACAGCTGCAGGGATGAGGCAGACATCAGGGTCAATGCTAAGTTTGTCCAGGACAGCTCCAAGTACTGGTACAAACCAGGCATCTCCAGAGACCAAGGTGAGGGTTATGGTGGAGGATGATGATATATTGTCATTGGTGCATCTCTTATTTTACACTACAACATTAATACTCTCATGTGTCTTCTCTACCACAGCCATAGCTGTTCTGAAGGACAAGGAACCAGGAATGTTCCTCATCAGAGACAGTAACTCCTTCCAGGGGGCCTACGGCCTGGCCCTCAAGGTGGCCACCCCTCCTCCTAATGCCAACATCTCTGGCAGCAAAGGTATccattattaatttttttgttgatATCAATGAACTGGCTTCCAGTGGCCCTTTTTTGACATGACACAGTGGGAAAAGCACATAATAAAATGAacaatggctgaattccatttcgATGGGTCCTgctattgtgcatgctggctcactgacACACTGGCCCTGTTTACACCTAGTATTACCATGCCTCTAGGGTGATAATATCCCCTTTGGACAGCTCTAAGTACAGGTGTAAATGCACCCAATGTGTCCTTAATGTGTCTTGAGATCCAATTACTCCATTATTCGATAGTGATACAGCCATAATTCTTTAAGCAGTATGTACGCTAGTGTGTCCTGGGCCACAAGGACCACCTGCTCCACTGACATCCTCTGCAAAGGCAGAAGTTCATACTCATCTACGGCTAATGgcattgttttaaaatgtgaaacaacAAGAGGATGTCAAAGATCTTGGCTGATTTGGTTTGCCTAAATGCCAAGAAACAGTACTgtagtattttgtgtttttcccgAACACCAAGGCCTTTGCAAATTTCTCCTTCATAGGAAGcgcacttcttcttcttttaatttccAGCATTGAAGTGCAGTGATCCGTCCTGctggttaaaaaacaacaacccattTGGTATTTGCAGATGTtaataatgtatgtatgtatttgcaTAATAGACcatttcattgctattctgttgctaggACGACAGCTCTGGtctctgtttacttcctgtcagcaaCTGCATTAACAAAAATTCAACAGGAAATATTCTTGGACCCATTTacaatgtttatgttgtcaagtCTGAGACAGTCTATAGAGTGAGGAAGTGAGATCCAATCACAAGTGGTCACTCGagacacatgttaataccagttGTAAAAAGGGCCATAATCATGGCTTAAGGCTCACTTATATTCCCTTTACATTCCAAAATAGATATGTCCGTTTCAAACATTGTAAACGTCACTGTCCTCATACTTCCTTAGTTTATGATAGCCAAGATACAGCCATGAATGGCACTAAGGTTGTATCTTGCTTGAACTACACTACACTGCCTCCACGACCCCCGTGGTACTGCTGCATTTCGTCCATGTCTGCAAGATTTGAGAAAGtgtgcacaaatacagatgaaatgaaTGCAGAGTACTGAAAGATGGCTAAATCCGTCTCCGTATCTagcattgagcataaatgagcccttaatAGGACACTTGAATACAACAGAGCTATTGTTAATGTTGTTACAGTAACACCAGTGCTTTCtctactatgacaagtcaaatgtCTAATGTGAAAAAGGCCTTTAGGTGTTTTTCTTGGCACCAGTCTAGTCACATCATTCTCCCGTATAACACTTAAAGAAATTTGATGCCAGTGTTATGTGCTTTAGTGGTTGATAATTGTAGTAGTAGTTTCATTCATCTGCTAAGGGTTCATTCTTATTGTTACGCATTCATGTGTATGTATCTCCATTTTTGCTGCAAGAACAACAACATGACAGAATCCATAttgatattctttttttttttttagtttttttccccttatagAATATGTTCTGCAGCAACACAGTCTGCCTTGTTTTTCATCCTcactccccctcctcttcccctcctctcctccctcccagGGGACCCTCTGGAACAGCTGGTGCGACACTTCCTCATCGAGACCGGGCCACGGGGAGTGAAGATCAAGGGCTGTCAGAATGAGTCCTACTTCGGTCAGTTATTTGAGGGACACAACTGTCACGATACGATTCATATATTTAGTTATGTACAAGATACTGAGACTGATCATTTTTAACTTGTAAAGCTAAAGGAAGTATTTATTTACGTCCTTCACAGTCCCGTTATCCTCCTTTTAATGCCTTTTAATCTGTCATAATCACAATCTGTGTAAcctattttctctttctctgtctttgtctcaggAAGTTTATCTGCGCTGGTGTACCAGCATTCAATTACTCCTATCTCACTGCCGTGTGCCCTTCGCATCCCAGAAAAAGGTAAAATCCGTAGTATTTAGATGTTGTGACCTTTATTCCAAAATTAAATATCTCCCTTTTTAAATAAGATATACTTATTACAAGAGAACAATTAACATTTCAATGAGTAGCAGGTTATTACAACAGCCTGGATTCTCATAAATTAGACAGTACTGTTATGTAACTGTAGACTATGATGTTTCAGATCTGGTTGGGGAGCTTCAGGAGATGCACAGCGCCACAAACACCAGCACAGCGGCTGACCTCCTCAAACAAGGAGCAGGTAGTACATGCACTGGCCTG
Coding sequences within:
- the LOC117257187 gene encoding tensin-2-like isoform X3 — protein: MGCIHSTSAGRMKIHGPDTDTGGIPIKADPEVHPEILQLAELAKAGSHTFMEKSFKRKRVCDVCKLNIDSPGAFCKECKVAVHKTCEAKVTPTCSSTPDLHGSIKSTQQKKRGSIPRSKSVEQVMEHVMERHYDFDLTYITERIISVFFLPDLEEQRYRRNLQEVASMLKSKHQDKFLLLNLSEKRHDITRLNPKVQDYGWPDVHAPPLDRICAVCKAMETWLTSDPQNVVVLHCKGNKGKTGVIVAAYMHYSKISAGADQALTTLAMRKFCEDKVSSSLQPSQNRYIYYFGGLLSGTIKMNSSPLFLHQILIPSLPNFQAGGGFYPFLKIYQSLQLVYTSGVYDPQSSRARKLCVTMEPALLLKGDIMVKCFHRRSRTAEREVVFRVQFHTCTVHGAQLWFGKTELDLACTDDRFPPDATVEFIFSSGPEKMKGREYRKNDASIKVDYNTSDPVVRWDSYENFNLHHQDSIENISHTRGPLDGSLYAQVRKRRGPGSTASGASPNGCLTSSPTVKPQTPSQPQPLTYTSDSSRSSVLADQPEDTSPSINRPERENTDSPSKRGDGEDGAKDKRRGKEKDRETAILDDGDPSSPQGLRREHSCCGRAKCGDGGWEREREPCLSDVHCLSRCNSVKKNPKSQTLPALPSKSISPPPHSAHMELCHRHSAHPLPELPWERPPPPPPCLLRPCYPYSSPEHTHLHSHTLPALNRLCTGEECHLLHYSSHNPASHLSHQSLPSSPYREMFFGSPTPSPGCPCRDCASRREHQSASVRAFHPLHPDQSESPHWSPGAGIQRTREAPPLWESENPWEVAREAEFWQCKSAMPAFRVCHSSLDQSPNPEPRYAMGPHQGYPSPQSLMDVRDGASSGYHTPPQPRYSCPCSPYQSSPAESHESRGYASGYHSGSASPLPASSPSPGRGRLPETPSGSRDQQHIEHHKVEQTKADAEDDISQGSEGKSDSNGQSSTPGLDSDHDYTIIGSSSPTHTEDSVTADSPSQSQETSTHQECSTNSSKAVAPIPREMQTQSSNISISSTQPSGEQSLSSDGRLGAAKIPASPQGSKTSNYATVIITPVQVQLNGSALPCDTPFDSNRALSMNPSVSLSSSPSTTSPNSPLGSPDLQSSPTRSTSAADTAGQRLTPDRDSSADTKPPSPVPDGYHTPTFPLASYYYPLLNVPHVPYTGYTAVTIPAIQPPLPEKKRLSSTPGSLNGHNSLLRVSSAPSPTHHVTFSPSVGEQRRGSSQHSCRDEADIRVNAKFVQDSSKYWYKPGISRDQAIAVLKDKEPGMFLIRDSNSFQGAYGLALKVATPPPNANISGSKGDPLEQLVRHFLIETGPRGVKIKGCQNESYFGSLSALVYQHSITPISLPCALRIPEKDLVGELQEMHSATNTSTAADLLKQGAACNVLYLNSVETESLTGPEAISKATKCTLALNPRPVATVVHFKVSAQGITLTDSKRRLFFRRHYPINSVTFSSLNPQDQRWTNSDSTSSKMFGFVARRTSSATENVCHLFAEMDPEQPAVAIVNFINKVMLGPQLRR
- the LOC117257187 gene encoding tensin-2-like isoform X2 translates to MGCIHSTSAGRMKIHGPDTDTGGIPIKADPEVHPEILQLAELAKAGSHTFMEKSFKRKRVCDVCKLNIDSPGAFCKECKVAVHKTCEAKVTPTCSSTPDLHGSIKSTQQKKRGSIPRSKSVEQVMEHVMERHYDFDLTYITERIISVFFLPDLEEQRYRRNLQEVASMLKSKHQDKFLLLNLSEKRHDITRLNPKVQDYGWPDVHAPPLDRICAVCKAMETWLTSDPQNVVVLHCKGNKGKTGVIVAAYMHYSKISAGADQALTTLAMRKFCEDKVSSSLQPSQNRYIYYFGGLLSGTIKMNSSPLFLHQILIPSLPNFQAGGGFYPFLKIYQSLQLVYTSGVYDPQSSRARKLCVTMEPALLLKGDIMVKCFHRRSRTAEREVVFRVQFHTCTVHGAQLWFGKTELDLACTDDRFPPDATVEFIFSSGPEKMKGREYRKNDASIKVDYNTSDPVVRWDSYENFNLHHQDSIENISHTRGPLDGSLYAQVRKRRGPGSTASGASPNGCLTSSPTVKPQTPSQPQPLTYTSDSSRSSVLADQPEDTSPSINRPERENTDSPSKRGDGEDGAKDKRRGKEKDRETAILDDGDPSSPQGLRREHSCCGRAKCGDGGWEREREPCLSDVHCLSRCNSVKKNPKSQTLPALPSKSISPPPHSAHMELCHRHSAHPLPELPWERPPPPPPCLLRPCYPYSSPEHTHLHSHTLPALNRLCTGEECHLLHYSSHNPASHLSHQSLPSSPYREMFFGSPTPSPGCPCRDCASRREHQSASVRAFHPLHPDQSESPHWSPGAGIQRTREAPPLWESENPWEVAREAEFWQCKSAMPAFRVCHSSLDQSPNPEPRYAMGPHQGYPSPQSLMDVRDGASSGYHTPPQPRYSCPCSPYQSSPAESHESRGYASGYHSGSASPLPASSPSPGRGRLPETPSGSRDQQHIEHHKVEQTKADAEDDISQGSEGKSDSNGQSSTPGLDSDHDYTIIGSSSPTHTEDSVTADSPSQSQETSTHQECSTNSSKAVAPIPREMQTQSSNISISSTQPSGEQSLSSDGRLGAAKIPASPQGSKTSNYATVIITPVQVQLNGSALPCDTPFDSNRALSMNPSVSLSSSPSTTSPNSPLGSPDLQSSPTRSTSAADTAGQRLTPDRDSSADTKPPSPVPDGYHTPTFPLASYYYPLLNVPHVPYTGYTAVTIPAIQPPLPEKKRLSSTPGSLNGHNSLLRVSSAPSPTHHVTFSPSVGEQRRGSSQHSCRDEADIRVNAKFVQDSSKYWYKPGISRDQAIAVLKDKEPGMFLIRDSNSFQGAYGLALKVATPPPNANISGSKGDPLEQLVRHFLIETGPRGVKIKGCQNESYFGSLSALVYQHSITPISLPCALRIPEKDLVGELQEMHSATNTSTAADLLKQGAACNVLYLNSVETESLTGPEAISKATKCTLALNPRPVATVVHFKVSAQGITLTDSKRRLFFRRHYPINSVTFSSLNPQDQRMFGFVARRTSSATENVCHLFAEMDPEQPAVAIVNFINKVMLGPQLRR
- the LOC117257187 gene encoding tensin-2-like isoform X1, whose protein sequence is MGCIHSTSAGRMKIHGPDTDTGGIPIKADPEVHPEILQLAELAKAGSHTFMEKSFKRKRVCDVCKLNIDSPGAFCKECKVAVHKTCEAKVTPTCSSTPDLHGSIKSTQQKKRGSIPRSKSVEQVMEHVMERHYDFDLTYITERIISVFFLPDLEEQRYRRNLQEVASMLKSKHQDKFLLLNLSEKRHDITRLNPKVQDYGWPDVHAPPLDRICAVCKAMETWLTSDPQNVVVLHCKGNKGKTGVIVAAYMHYSKISAGADQALTTLAMRKFCEDKVSSSLQPSQNRYIYYFGGLLSGTIKMNSSPLFLHQILIPSLPNFQAGGGFYPFLKIYQSLQLVYTSGVYDPQSSRARKLCVTMEPALLLKGDIMVKCFHRRSRTAEREVVFRVQFHTCTVHGAQLWFGKTELDLACTDDRFPPDATVEFIFSSGPEKMKGREYRKNDASIKVDYNTSDPVVRWDSYENFNLHHQDSIENISHTRGPLDGSLYAQVRKRRGPGSTASGASPNGCLTSSPTVKPQTPSQPQPLTYTSDSSRSSVLADQPEDTSPSINRPERENTDSPSKRGDGEDGAKDKRRGKEKDRETAILDDGDPSSPQGLRREHSCCGRAKCGDGGWEREREPCLSDVHCLSRCNSVKKNPKSQTLPALPSKSISPPPHSAHMELCHRHSAHPLPELPWERPPPPPPCLLRPCYPYSSPEHTHLHSHTLPALNRLCTGEECHLLHYSSHNPASHLSHQSLPSSPYREMFFGSPTPSPGCPCRDCASRREHQSASVRAFHPLHPDQSESPHWSPGAGIQRTREAPPLWESENPWEVAREAEFWQCKSAMPAFRVCHSSLDQSPNPEPRYAMGPHQGYPSPQSLMDVRDGASSGYHTPPQPRYSCPCSPYQSSPAESHESRGYASGYHSGSASPLPASSPSPGRGRLPETPSGSRDQQHIEHHKEQTKADAEDDISQGSEGKSDSNGQSSTPGLDSDHDYTIIGSSSPTHTEDSVTADSPSQSQETSTHQECSTNSSKAVAPIPREMQTQSSNISISSTQPSGEQSLSSDGRLGAAKIPASPQGSKTSNYATVIITPVQVQLNGSALPCDTPFDSNRALSMNPSVSLSSSPSTTSPNSPLGSPDLQSSPTRSTSAADTAGQRLTPDRDSSADTKPPSPVPDGYHTPTFPLASYYYPLLNVPHVPYTGYTAVTIPAIQPPLPEKKRLSSTPGSLNGHNSLLRVSSAPSPTHHVTFSPSVGEQRRGSSQHSCRDEADIRVNAKFVQDSSKYWYKPGISRDQAIAVLKDKEPGMFLIRDSNSFQGAYGLALKVATPPPNANISGSKGDPLEQLVRHFLIETGPRGVKIKGCQNESYFGSLSALVYQHSITPISLPCALRIPEKDLVGELQEMHSATNTSTAADLLKQGAACNVLYLNSVETESLTGPEAISKATKCTLALNPRPVATVVHFKVSAQGITLTDSKRRLFFRRHYPINSVTFSSLNPQDQRWTNSDSTSSKMFGFVARRTSSATENVCHLFAEMDPEQPAVAIVNFINKVMLGPQLRR
- the LOC117257187 gene encoding tensin-2-like isoform X4, with the protein product MEHVMERHYDFDLTYITERIISVFFLPDLEEQRYRRNLQEVASMLKSKHQDKFLLLNLSEKRHDITRLNPKVQDYGWPDVHAPPLDRICAVCKAMETWLTSDPQNVVVLHCKGNKGKTGVIVAAYMHYSKISAGADQALTTLAMRKFCEDKVSSSLQPSQNRYIYYFGGLLSGTIKMNSSPLFLHQILIPSLPNFQAGGGFYPFLKIYQSLQLVYTSGVYDPQSSRARKLCVTMEPALLLKGDIMVKCFHRRSRTAEREVVFRVQFHTCTVHGAQLWFGKTELDLACTDDRFPPDATVEFIFSSGPEKMKGREYRKNDASIKVDYNTSDPVVRWDSYENFNLHHQDSIENISHTRGPLDGSLYAQVRKRRGPGSTASGASPNGCLTSSPTVKPQTPSQPQPLTYTSDSSRSSVLADQPEDTSPSINRPERENTDSPSKRGDGEDGAKDKRRGKEKDRETAILDDGDPSSPQGLRREHSCCGRAKCGDGGWEREREPCLSDVHCLSRCNSVKKNPKSQTLPALPSKSISPPPHSAHMELCHRHSAHPLPELPWERPPPPPPCLLRPCYPYSSPEHTHLHSHTLPALNRLCTGEECHLLHYSSHNPASHLSHQSLPSSPYREMFFGSPTPSPGCPCRDCASRREHQSASVRAFHPLHPDQSESPHWSPGAGIQRTREAPPLWESENPWEVAREAEFWQCKSAMPAFRVCHSSLDQSPNPEPRYAMGPHQGYPSPQSLMDVRDGASSGYHTPPQPRYSCPCSPYQSSPAESHESRGYASGYHSGSASPLPASSPSPGRGRLPETPSGSRDQQHIEHHKVEQTKADAEDDISQGSEGKSDSNGQSSTPGLDSDHDYTIIGSSSPTHTEDSVTADSPSQSQETSTHQECSTNSSKAVAPIPREMQTQSSNISISSTQPSGEQSLSSDGRLGAAKIPASPQGSKTSNYATVIITPVQVQLNGSALPCDTPFDSNRALSMNPSVSLSSSPSTTSPNSPLGSPDLQSSPTRSTSAADTAGQRLTPDRDSSADTKPPSPVPDGYHTPTFPLASYYYPLLNVPHVPYTGYTAVTIPAIQPPLPEKKRLSSTPGSLNGHNSLLRVSSAPSPTHHVTFSPSVGEQRRGSSQHSCRDEADIRVNAKFVQDSSKYWYKPGISRDQAIAVLKDKEPGMFLIRDSNSFQGAYGLALKVATPPPNANISGSKGDPLEQLVRHFLIETGPRGVKIKGCQNESYFGSLSALVYQHSITPISLPCALRIPEKDLVGELQEMHSATNTSTAADLLKQGAACNVLYLNSVETESLTGPEAISKATKCTLALNPRPVATVVHFKVSAQGITLTDSKRRLFFRRHYPINSVTFSSLNPQDQRWTNSDSTSSKMFGFVARRTSSATENVCHLFAEMDPEQPAVAIVNFINKVMLGPQLRR